A stretch of Imperialibacter roseus DNA encodes these proteins:
- the infA gene encoding translation initiation factor IF-1 yields the protein MAKQSSIEQDGTIVEALSNAMFRVELENGHQVVAHISGKMRMNYIKILPGDKVKMEMSPYDLTKGRIVYRYK from the coding sequence ATGGCGAAACAATCATCTATAGAACAGGACGGTACGATAGTAGAAGCACTATCCAATGCGATGTTCAGAGTGGAGTTAGAGAATGGGCATCAGGTAGTAGCCCACATTTCAGGTAAAATGAGGATGAATTACATCAAGATTTTGCCAGGCGATAAAGTGAAAATGGAAATGTCGCCCTATGATTTGACAAAAGGGAGAATAGTATACAGATATAAATAA
- the rplQ gene encoding 50S ribosomal protein L17, with product MRHGKKINHLGRTASHRKALLSNMASSLILHKRITTTVAKAKALRKYVEPLITKTKDDSTHNRRIVFSYLQNKYSVQELFGPVAEKTASRPGGYTRIIRLGSRLGDNAEICMMELVDFNELLIGEATAKPKAKRTRRSKAAAGADDAKSSATDAVVVEEAPVAEAAVEEVAAETTEEAAAEAPEEGTDEASADDSAEEEKK from the coding sequence ATGAGACACGGTAAAAAAATAAATCACTTAGGTAGGACAGCAAGCCATAGAAAGGCGCTCCTTTCTAACATGGCGTCTTCGCTGATTCTTCATAAGCGCATAACAACTACTGTAGCTAAGGCTAAAGCACTTAGAAAGTATGTTGAGCCATTGATCACCAAGACAAAAGACGATTCTACTCACAACAGAAGGATTGTTTTCTCTTATCTGCAAAACAAGTATTCTGTACAGGAGCTTTTTGGCCCTGTGGCTGAAAAAACTGCAAGCCGCCCCGGCGGCTACACAAGGATTATCCGTTTGGGTAGCAGACTTGGTGACAATGCAGAAATTTGTATGATGGAGCTTGTTGACTTCAATGAATTGCTAATTGGAGAAGCAACTGCGAAGCCTAAGGCTAAGAGAACACGTCGTAGCAAGGCTGCTGCTGGTGCTGATGATGCTAAATCGTCTGCTACAGATGCAGTAGTTGTGGAGGAGGCTCCAGTAGCCGAAGCGGCTGTTGAAGAAGTTGCTGCTGAAACTACTGAAGAAGCGGCTGCGGAAGCACCTGAAGAGGGTACTGATGAGGCTAGCGCTGACGACTCAGCTGAAGAGGAGAAGAAATAA
- the rplO gene encoding 50S ribosomal protein L15, producing the protein MDLSTLKPAKGSTQSRKRIGRGQGSGMGGTSTRGHKGAQSRSGYSKKKGFEGGQMPLQRRVPKFGFKNRNKVVSKPINLDVLQTLVDTYKVKEVTLDTLIEHGLASKNDTVKVLGRGELKAKVDVSASSFSKVAQEAIEKAGGKVTVL; encoded by the coding sequence ATGGATTTAAGTACACTAAAACCTGCAAAGGGGTCTACCCAGAGTAGAAAGAGAATAGGAAGAGGTCAGGGCTCAGGAATGGGCGGTACTTCCACTCGTGGTCACAAAGGTGCTCAATCCAGGTCTGGCTATAGCAAGAAAAAAGGATTTGAGGGTGGTCAAATGCCACTTCAGCGCCGTGTGCCGAAGTTTGGTTTCAAGAATAGAAACAAGGTTGTTTCAAAACCAATCAATCTTGACGTACTTCAGACGCTTGTAGACACCTACAAGGTGAAAGAGGTAACTCTTGACACGCTTATCGAGCATGGATTGGCTTCTAAGAACGATACTGTTAAGGTATTGGGCAGAGGTGAGTTGAAAGCAAAAGTAGATGTATCTGCAAGTTCTTTTTCAAAAGTTGCTCAGGAAGCAATTGAAAAGGCAGGTGGTAAGGTAACCGTACTTTAA
- the rpmD gene encoding 50S ribosomal protein L30, protein MAKVQITQIRSTIGRPAVQKATIKALGLAKINRSVEKELTPQIAGMIAKVTHLVEVKAL, encoded by the coding sequence ATGGCAAAAGTTCAGATTACACAGATAAGAAGCACAATAGGTCGTCCTGCAGTTCAAAAGGCGACAATTAAGGCTTTGGGCCTTGCAAAAATAAATCGTTCTGTAGAAAAGGAACTTACTCCTCAGATCGCAGGAATGATTGCTAAGGTTACTCATTTAGTTGAAGTTAAAGCTCTTTAA
- the rpsD gene encoding 30S ribosomal protein S4 yields the protein MARYTGPKTKISRKFGEPVLGGGKALQKKAYPPGQHGRSRRRKQSEYAIQLLEKQKAKYLYGLLERQFAKTFNTAQRKDGITGENLLKLLESRLDNTVYRMGIAPTRRGARQLVLHKHITVNGEVVNIPSYSLSAGDTVGVREKSKSLLAITESLAARSSNKFGWLEWDGSQMTGKFIQAPSRDEVPENIKEQLIVELYSK from the coding sequence ATGGCAAGATATACTGGTCCAAAAACCAAGATTTCGAGAAAATTTGGAGAGCCCGTTTTGGGTGGTGGCAAAGCCCTTCAGAAGAAGGCTTATCCTCCGGGACAGCACGGCAGAAGCCGTCGTCGTAAGCAGTCTGAATATGCGATCCAGCTACTGGAGAAGCAGAAGGCTAAGTACCTCTACGGATTGTTGGAGAGACAATTTGCTAAGACATTCAATACTGCTCAACGCAAGGACGGCATCACTGGTGAGAACCTGTTGAAGCTTCTTGAAAGCAGGCTGGACAACACTGTTTACCGGATGGGCATTGCCCCAACAAGAAGAGGAGCACGTCAGTTAGTCCTTCACAAGCATATCACTGTAAATGGTGAAGTAGTAAATATCCCAAGTTATTCTCTGTCAGCTGGAGATACTGTAGGCGTTCGTGAAAAATCTAAGTCTTTATTGGCTATCACGGAGAGTCTTGCAGCACGTTCTTCCAATAAATTTGGCTGGCTAGAGTGGGATGGCTCGCAAATGACTGGTAAGTTTATTCAAGCTCCATCGAGAGATGAAGTTCCTGAAAACATCAAGGAGCAGCTTATCGTCGAATTGTATTCAAAATAA
- the rpmJ gene encoding 50S ribosomal protein L36 codes for MKVKASVKKRSVDCKIIRRNGKVYVINKKNPRFKQRQG; via the coding sequence ATGAAAGTAAAGGCATCTGTAAAGAAACGTAGCGTAGACTGCAAGATAATCCGCCGTAATGGTAAGGTGTACGTTATCAATAAGAAGAATCCAAGGTTTAAACAAAGACAAGGTTAA
- the eno gene encoding phosphopyruvate hydratase, with protein sequence MSLIEGIHARQILDSRGNPTIEVDVYTENGIMGRAAVPSGASTGTHEAVELRDGDKSKYLGKGVLKAVENVNEKIAGELIGLSVFDQKLIDKIMIELDGTPNKGKLGANAILGVSLAVAKAAAQESGQSLFRYLGGPNASTLPVPMMNIINGGSHSDAPIAFQEFMIRPVGAPTYSDALRMGAEIFHALKKILHDKGLSTAVGDEGGFAPNLSGGTEEGLADILKAIEKAGYKAGKDVMIAFDCAASEFYEDGKYNYKKFEGDTGKVRTTAEQVEYLAELVEKYPVDSIEDGCAENDWEGWRLLTEKIGHKCQIVGDDLLVTNVKFLERAINEKCGNSILIKVNQIGSLTETLAAIEMAHKAGWTAVISHRSGETEDATIADIAVATNAGQIKTGSLSRSDRMAKYNQLLRIEEELGETAYFPVKK encoded by the coding sequence ATGAGTTTAATTGAAGGAATTCACGCAAGGCAGATTCTTGACTCCAGGGGCAATCCTACCATTGAGGTAGATGTCTACACCGAAAATGGAATTATGGGCAGAGCGGCCGTGCCCTCTGGTGCTTCTACAGGCACACACGAAGCTGTTGAGCTTAGAGACGGTGATAAGTCGAAATACCTTGGAAAAGGTGTGCTTAAGGCTGTTGAAAACGTGAACGAGAAAATAGCCGGCGAACTGATAGGCCTTAGTGTTTTCGACCAGAAGCTTATCGATAAGATAATGATTGAGCTTGATGGCACGCCGAACAAAGGCAAACTCGGTGCTAACGCCATTCTTGGTGTTTCTCTGGCAGTTGCTAAGGCAGCAGCGCAAGAGTCAGGACAGTCTTTGTTCAGATACCTTGGCGGACCTAACGCAAGCACGTTGCCTGTGCCAATGATGAACATCATCAATGGTGGTTCTCACTCAGATGCGCCCATCGCATTCCAGGAATTTATGATTCGCCCTGTAGGTGCACCTACTTATAGCGATGCGCTGAGAATGGGTGCTGAAATTTTTCATGCCCTTAAGAAGATTCTTCACGACAAAGGATTGAGCACTGCCGTAGGAGACGAAGGTGGTTTTGCTCCTAACCTTTCAGGTGGAACAGAAGAAGGCCTTGCCGACATTCTGAAAGCGATTGAGAAGGCTGGATACAAGGCTGGAAAAGACGTAATGATTGCGTTTGACTGTGCTGCTTCTGAGTTTTACGAAGACGGCAAATACAACTACAAGAAATTTGAAGGTGACACTGGCAAAGTAAGAACAACCGCTGAGCAGGTTGAATACCTGGCAGAGCTTGTTGAGAAATACCCTGTTGATAGCATAGAAGACGGTTGTGCTGAAAACGACTGGGAAGGCTGGAGACTTTTGACCGAGAAAATCGGACACAAGTGCCAGATTGTTGGTGACGACCTTTTGGTGACTAATGTGAAGTTTCTTGAAAGAGCGATCAACGAGAAGTGTGGCAACTCCATTCTTATCAAAGTAAACCAAATCGGTTCTTTGACCGAGACGCTTGCTGCTATTGAAATGGCACACAAAGCTGGCTGGACGGCTGTTATTTCTCACCGCTCAGGTGAAACGGAAGATGCTACCATCGCTGATATTGCCGTGGCTACCAATGCCGGACAGATCAAGACTGGTTCTCTTTCACGTTCCGACAGGATGGCTAAGTATAATCAGTTGCTTAGAATCGAAGAAGAATTGGGAGAAACAGCTTATTTCCCTGTTAAAAAATAA
- a CDS encoding Ldh family oxidoreductase: MFTYQHLLSFTENILLAIGHSKKDATLGAKVLLSADLRGVDSHGVARLSGYVRLWEAKRVNAKPNIRIVHETPSTAVVDGDGGLGLVVAPYAMKVAIEKAEKVGTGWVSVKGSNHFGIAGYHSMMALEKDMIGISMTNASPLVAPTFSTTRLLGTNPISVAIPAKTQPPFVADMATTTAANGKLEILQRKNLEAPLGWVQEKDGTPTTNANGVKDGGALLPLGGDREHGSHKGYSLGAIVDIFSAVLSGANYGPWVPPFVAFLSPPADPVGEGIGHFFGAMRVDAFRPADEFKEHMDKWISTFRKAETVKGQDRVLIPGDPEREMEKERMESGIPLLPPVEKDLRELGEKLGVAF, encoded by the coding sequence ATGTTTACATATCAGCATTTACTTTCCTTCACAGAAAACATACTTCTTGCCATCGGGCATTCTAAGAAAGACGCCACCCTCGGCGCCAAAGTACTCCTCAGTGCCGACCTCAGAGGAGTTGACTCCCATGGCGTAGCACGTCTTTCAGGCTATGTAAGGCTCTGGGAAGCGAAAAGAGTCAATGCCAAACCAAACATCAGGATTGTGCACGAAACACCTTCAACAGCAGTTGTAGACGGCGACGGCGGTCTGGGTTTGGTAGTGGCACCCTATGCCATGAAAGTGGCTATTGAAAAAGCAGAGAAAGTCGGCACCGGCTGGGTTTCGGTGAAAGGATCCAACCATTTTGGCATTGCCGGCTACCACAGCATGATGGCACTGGAAAAAGACATGATTGGCATTTCAATGACCAATGCCAGCCCGCTGGTTGCTCCAACATTTAGCACTACCAGGCTGCTAGGTACCAATCCCATTTCTGTAGCCATTCCTGCCAAAACACAACCGCCATTTGTTGCCGACATGGCCACTACCACCGCTGCCAATGGCAAGCTGGAAATTCTGCAAAGAAAAAACCTTGAGGCTCCTCTCGGCTGGGTGCAGGAAAAAGACGGAACCCCCACCACTAATGCCAATGGTGTAAAAGACGGTGGTGCGCTGCTTCCACTCGGCGGCGACCGGGAACACGGCTCGCACAAGGGCTATTCGCTGGGTGCCATCGTCGATATATTCTCGGCTGTGCTGTCGGGTGCCAACTACGGCCCCTGGGTGCCTCCATTTGTAGCCTTTCTCTCCCCTCCTGCCGATCCTGTTGGCGAAGGCATCGGGCACTTCTTTGGTGCAATGCGGGTGGATGCTTTCCGTCCCGCCGACGAGTTCAAGGAGCACATGGACAAGTGGATCAGCACGTTCAGAAAAGCAGAAACAGTAAAAGGGCAGGACAGGGTGCTGATACCAGGCGACCCGGAAAGAGAAATGGAAAAGGAAAGAATGGAAAGCGGTATCCCGCTGCTGCCTCCAGTAGAGAAAGATTTAAGAGAGCTCGGCGAGAAACTTGGCGTGGCTTTTTAG
- a CDS encoding FtsB family cell division protein, translating to MISRFFKNLPPYTRNFYFLFTFFFLIWMLFLDSNDVFTQLRLSRKLVDLEAQKEYYLEKIEEVRKDRHELLSDSDLLEKFARERYMMKKPTEDLYIIVAEE from the coding sequence ATGATTTCGAGGTTTTTCAAGAATCTGCCCCCCTACACGAGGAACTTCTATTTCCTCTTCACCTTCTTTTTCCTTATCTGGATGCTTTTCCTGGACTCCAACGATGTTTTTACGCAACTGCGCCTAAGCCGGAAGTTGGTTGATCTGGAGGCTCAGAAGGAGTATTATCTGGAGAAAATCGAAGAGGTGAGAAAAGACAGGCATGAGCTGCTTAGCGATAGCGACCTGCTCGAGAAGTTTGCCAGAGAGCGCTACATGATGAAAAAGCCCACCGAGGACTTATACATCATAGTGGCGGAAGAGTAG
- the rpsM gene encoding 30S ribosomal protein S13, whose protein sequence is MARIAGVDIPDNKRGEIGLTYIFGIGRRTAQKILAEAGINWDKKVSEWTEEEANAVRLIITENIKVEGVLKSEIQLSIKRLLDIGCYRGLRHRKGLPVRGQRTKNNSRTRKGKRKTVANKKKATK, encoded by the coding sequence ATGGCTCGTATAGCTGGAGTTGATATTCCCGATAATAAAAGAGGAGAGATAGGTTTGACCTACATCTTCGGAATTGGTCGTAGAACGGCTCAGAAAATACTTGCTGAGGCTGGGATCAACTGGGACAAAAAGGTGTCGGAGTGGACCGAGGAGGAAGCGAACGCAGTTCGTTTGATCATCACTGAGAATATTAAGGTTGAGGGTGTACTGAAATCTGAAATTCAGCTGAGCATCAAGCGTTTACTTGATATTGGATGTTACAGAGGACTACGTCACAGAAAAGGGTTACCTGTTAGAGGTCAGCGTACCAAAAACAATAGCCGTACTAGAAAAGGTAAGAGGAAAACAGTGGCTAACAAGAAGAAGGCTACTAAATAA
- the secY gene encoding preprotein translocase subunit SecY, whose product MKRFISTIRNIFSIEDLRIRILNTVGFLLIFRLGSYIVLPGIDPSKLAGEAQGIFGLLDTFLGGAFSNASIFGLGIMPYISASIVLQLLTVAVPYFQRLQKEGDSGRKKINQYTRVLTIFITLAQGIGYLTATIPAEAIVMANRTFFTGSSIVILTAGTIFCMWLGEKITDKGIGNGISMLIMIGIVSRFPAAIIAESLSRGMSQGLILVLEIVALFFVVMAVVMLTQAVRRIPVQYAKQVVGNKVYGGQRQYIPLKVNAAGVMPIIFAQSLMFLPALIASIWADTSDMAQYIGTTFSDFQSWQYNALFASLIIIFTFFYTAITINPNQIGDDMKRNGGFIPGIKPGKATSEFIDGVLTRITLPGALFLALVAIMPAFASMAGVTREFSQFYGGTSLLIMVGVILDTLQQIESYLLMRHYEGMMKSGRLKGRSQNVAVA is encoded by the coding sequence ATGAAGCGATTTATTAGCACCATAAGGAATATCTTTAGCATAGAGGATCTCCGTATTCGAATTTTGAACACGGTTGGATTTCTGCTGATCTTTAGATTGGGATCTTATATAGTTCTTCCAGGTATCGATCCATCTAAACTTGCTGGGGAAGCCCAGGGGATATTTGGTCTGCTTGATACCTTCTTAGGTGGTGCCTTTAGTAATGCCTCCATATTTGGGTTGGGCATTATGCCATACATTTCAGCTTCTATCGTTTTGCAGCTGTTGACTGTGGCTGTCCCTTATTTCCAGAGACTGCAAAAGGAAGGTGATAGCGGCAGAAAGAAGATTAATCAATATACAAGAGTATTGACCATATTTATCACGCTGGCTCAGGGAATCGGGTATTTAACTGCCACTATTCCAGCAGAAGCTATTGTGATGGCCAACAGGACGTTCTTTACAGGTAGCTCAATTGTCATTCTTACAGCCGGCACTATTTTCTGTATGTGGTTGGGTGAGAAAATTACTGACAAGGGTATAGGTAATGGAATCTCAATGCTTATCATGATAGGCATCGTGTCGAGGTTCCCCGCAGCAATCATTGCTGAATCTCTGTCGAGAGGTATGAGTCAGGGGCTTATCCTTGTGCTTGAGATTGTTGCACTGTTCTTTGTAGTAATGGCGGTTGTTATGTTGACACAGGCCGTTAGAAGAATACCAGTTCAATATGCGAAGCAGGTAGTGGGTAATAAGGTATATGGCGGTCAGCGTCAGTACATTCCGCTAAAAGTGAATGCAGCTGGTGTAATGCCAATCATTTTTGCTCAGTCGCTTATGTTCCTCCCCGCACTTATTGCGAGTATCTGGGCTGACACTAGTGACATGGCACAATACATAGGGACAACGTTTTCTGACTTCCAGTCGTGGCAGTACAATGCATTGTTTGCATCGTTGATTATAATTTTCACGTTCTTTTACACAGCCATCACCATCAACCCTAATCAGATTGGTGATGATATGAAGAGAAACGGAGGTTTTATACCAGGCATTAAGCCAGGAAAGGCAACTTCTGAATTTATAGATGGAGTGCTTACAAGAATTACGCTGCCAGGAGCCTTGTTCCTTGCATTGGTGGCTATTATGCCGGCATTTGCGAGTATGGCAGGCGTTACACGTGAGTTTTCACAGTTCTACGGCGGAACGTCGCTGTTGATCATGGTGGGGGTTATTTTAGATACTTTACAGCAAATAGAAAGCTACCTTCTTATGAGACACTATGAGGGTATGATGAAGTCGGGTAGATTAAAAGGCAGATCTCAAAACGTAGCTGTAGCGTAA
- the rpsK gene encoding 30S ribosomal protein S11, translating to MAQKRKDKAKKRVVAVEAVGQAHIRASFNNIIIAMTNNNGQVISWASAGKMGFRGSKKNTPYAAQVAAQDCAAKAYDQGLRKVEVFVKGPGSGRESAIRTIQNAGIEVTVIKDVTPLPHNGCRPPKRRRV from the coding sequence ATGGCTCAGAAGAGAAAAGACAAGGCGAAAAAGCGTGTTGTAGCTGTTGAAGCAGTTGGGCAAGCACATATAAGGGCTTCATTCAACAACATCATCATTGCGATGACCAATAATAACGGACAAGTTATTTCTTGGGCTTCAGCAGGCAAGATGGGCTTCAGGGGTTCGAAGAAGAACACTCCATACGCAGCACAAGTAGCAGCACAAGACTGTGCAGCTAAGGCATATGATCAAGGACTCCGCAAGGTGGAGGTATTTGTGAAAGGCCCTGGATCAGGCAGAGAGTCTGCTATCAGGACTATTCAAAATGCTGGCATCGAAGTCACTGTGATTAAAGATGTGACCCCGCTTCCTCACAATGGATGTCGCCCGCCTAAAAGACGTAGAGTTTAA
- the carA gene encoding glutamine-hydrolyzing carbamoyl-phosphate synthase small subunit: MKYTPNPRAVLLLEDGTLYEGDAIGKIGTSGGEICFNTGMTGYQEIYTDPSYFGQIVVNTTSHIGNYGVNADEQESATPKISGVVVNEFSKLYSRKTADSSLNDYFIKHNTVGISGLDSRSLVRHIRSKGAMNAIISSEIFDKAELMAKLKQVPSMDKLELSSKVTTKDAYTYGDESSKIKVAVLDLGIKQSILKNMAARGIYCKVFPAQTTFKEMEAWQPTGYFISNGPGDPSVMDYAVTTVKEILAADKPLFGICLGHQILALACGISTFKMHHGHRGLNHPVKNLVSGKSEITSQNHGFAVNMDELKSSSVAELTHIHLNDSSVAGMKLKGKKVFSVQYHPESSPGPHDSRYLFDQFVEHLN, translated from the coding sequence ATGAAATACACACCGAATCCACGTGCTGTTTTACTTCTGGAAGATGGAACCTTGTACGAAGGCGATGCCATCGGTAAAATTGGAACGAGCGGAGGAGAGATTTGCTTTAACACTGGCATGACCGGCTATCAGGAGATTTATACTGACCCGTCATACTTCGGCCAGATTGTAGTGAACACAACGTCTCACATCGGTAACTATGGAGTGAATGCGGATGAGCAGGAATCGGCTACACCTAAAATCAGCGGAGTGGTTGTGAATGAATTTTCGAAGCTGTATAGCCGCAAAACGGCTGATTCGAGCCTCAACGACTATTTTATCAAACACAACACAGTCGGTATTTCTGGGCTTGATAGCCGGAGCCTTGTGAGGCACATAAGGAGCAAAGGAGCGATGAACGCAATTATCTCTTCCGAGATTTTTGACAAAGCGGAATTGATGGCTAAGCTTAAGCAGGTGCCGTCAATGGACAAGCTTGAGTTGTCTTCTAAAGTGACCACAAAAGACGCATATACCTATGGTGACGAAAGCAGCAAAATAAAAGTGGCGGTGCTTGATCTTGGTATTAAGCAATCGATTCTCAAGAACATGGCAGCCCGGGGCATATATTGCAAGGTGTTTCCGGCACAAACCACGTTCAAAGAAATGGAGGCATGGCAGCCAACAGGGTACTTCATTTCAAACGGCCCTGGCGACCCTTCAGTGATGGATTACGCCGTCACCACAGTAAAAGAAATTCTTGCAGCGGACAAACCATTGTTCGGTATATGTCTTGGTCATCAGATTTTAGCGCTTGCTTGTGGTATCAGCACATTTAAGATGCACCATGGCCATAGAGGACTTAATCACCCGGTGAAGAACCTGGTGTCGGGGAAGAGCGAGATTACGTCGCAAAACCATGGGTTTGCAGTAAACATGGACGAGCTGAAAAGCTCTTCCGTTGCAGAACTAACACACATACATTTGAACGACAGTTCGGTGGCGGGCATGAAATTGAAAGGTAAGAAAGTATTTTCTGTCCAGTACCATCCGGAATCATCTCCGGGACCGCACGACTCCAGGTATTTATTTGATCAGTTCGTTGAACATCTAAACTAA
- a CDS encoding Ppx/GppA phosphatase family protein, which produces MKVGIIDMGTNTFHLLVAEVRDHDFTVLFKEKLLVRIGEGGISHGLITEEATQRALKALERFNDVLKAEKVDEVFATATSAIRNAKNGVEFAGRVQRELGIEVRIISGDEEAETIYYGVKKAIPMTDEPVLIMDIGGGSIEFIIGNQSEIFWKRSFEIGGQRLIDQFHSHDPILPEEVIRLQSYLAMNLEPLFEACQTYKPQTLVGSSGTFDTLSDIYMLDNKIEKNPLGTEFPFTLDAFEGIYEKMITFNRRERMNVPGMIEMRVDMIVVASILIHFINQKLDIKNIRVSAYALKEGVLLKTIHSLYKKRV; this is translated from the coding sequence ATGAAAGTCGGAATCATTGACATGGGTACGAATACCTTTCACCTGCTCGTTGCAGAAGTGAGAGACCATGATTTCACCGTCCTTTTTAAAGAGAAGCTGCTGGTAAGAATTGGCGAAGGCGGCATTTCACACGGTCTGATTACGGAAGAGGCCACGCAAAGGGCGCTGAAAGCACTGGAAAGATTCAACGATGTGCTGAAGGCTGAAAAAGTAGATGAGGTTTTTGCCACAGCCACCAGTGCCATCCGAAATGCAAAAAACGGTGTAGAGTTTGCTGGCAGGGTTCAGCGTGAATTGGGCATCGAAGTCCGGATTATCTCAGGCGATGAAGAAGCCGAAACCATTTACTACGGTGTAAAAAAGGCTATTCCTATGACAGATGAGCCTGTGCTCATCATGGACATTGGCGGTGGCAGCATTGAGTTCATCATCGGCAATCAATCAGAGATCTTCTGGAAGCGAAGCTTTGAAATTGGCGGGCAGCGCCTCATTGACCAGTTCCACAGCCACGACCCCATTCTACCAGAAGAAGTCATCAGACTTCAGAGTTACCTGGCCATGAACCTCGAACCGCTCTTCGAAGCATGCCAAACATACAAACCGCAAACCCTCGTGGGCTCATCAGGCACCTTCGATACATTAAGCGACATTTACATGCTCGACAACAAAATCGAAAAGAACCCACTCGGTACCGAATTTCCCTTTACGTTGGATGCCTTCGAGGGCATTTATGAGAAGATGATTACTTTCAACAGGCGGGAAAGAATGAACGTGCCTGGTATGATTGAAATGCGGGTCGACATGATTGTGGTGGCCAGCATCCTCATTCACTTTATTAACCAAAAGCTCGACATCAAAAACATCCGGGTTTCTGCCTATGCTTTGAAAGAAGGCGTCCTCCTAAAGACCATCCATTCGCTCTACAAAAAGAGGGTTTAA
- a CDS encoding DNA-directed RNA polymerase subunit alpha: MSILAFQMPEKVVMEKADDFHGLFTFKPLEKGYGVTIGNALRRILLSSLEGYAITAIKIPGVLHEFSTIEGVMEDVTEIILNLKMVRFKKIADMVDNKVTVSISKQAKFTAGDIGKFTSSFEVLNPELVICNLDQSAQFEIEVTIEKGRGYVAADENKPSGDQVFGYIPIDSVFTPIKNVKYSVENTRVEQKTDYEQLILDIETDGSIHPEAALKGAANILIQHFMLFSDQSMVLETADAKEPDAVDEELLHMRKLLKTALNDLDLSVRAYNCLKAADVKSLGDLVRLEISDMMKFRNFGKKSLAELEQLVQEKGLTFGMDLGKYKLEED; encoded by the coding sequence ATGTCAATACTAGCATTTCAAATGCCCGAGAAAGTGGTTATGGAAAAGGCCGATGATTTTCATGGGCTTTTCACCTTTAAACCGCTCGAGAAAGGATACGGAGTTACCATTGGTAACGCACTGAGAAGAATACTTCTTTCCTCTCTTGAAGGCTATGCAATTACAGCAATAAAAATACCAGGTGTTTTGCATGAATTCTCTACAATTGAGGGAGTTATGGAAGACGTAACAGAAATCATCCTGAACCTCAAAATGGTTAGGTTCAAGAAGATTGCTGACATGGTAGACAATAAAGTCACTGTCTCTATTTCGAAGCAAGCTAAGTTTACAGCTGGCGACATCGGCAAGTTCACTTCTTCATTTGAAGTATTGAACCCTGAGTTGGTTATCTGTAACCTTGATCAAAGTGCGCAATTCGAAATAGAAGTTACAATCGAAAAGGGTAGAGGCTACGTGGCCGCTGATGAGAATAAACCTTCTGGCGATCAGGTGTTCGGATACATTCCGATTGACTCTGTTTTTACCCCTATTAAGAACGTAAAATATAGCGTAGAGAATACCAGGGTTGAGCAAAAGACAGACTACGAGCAGTTGATTCTTGACATAGAAACTGACGGTTCTATTCACCCTGAGGCAGCTCTTAAGGGAGCAGCAAACATACTTATCCAACATTTCATGTTGTTTTCTGACCAGAGCATGGTGCTTGAAACAGCCGATGCTAAGGAGCCAGATGCTGTTGATGAGGAGCTTCTTCACATGCGCAAGCTTCTGAAGACAGCACTGAACGACCTGGATCTTTCTGTTAGAGCTTACAACTGTCTGAAGGCTGCTGATGTTAAGTCATTGGGAGACCTTGTAAGACTTGAAATTTCTGACATGATGAAATTTAGAAACTTCGGTAAGAAGTCGCTTGCTGAGTTGGAACAACTTGTACAGGAGAAAGGGCTTACTTTCGGTATGGACCTGGGTAAGTACAAATTAGAGGAGGATTAA